The Alnus glutinosa chromosome 1, dhAlnGlut1.1, whole genome shotgun sequence region AAAATCTCGGGAACTTTGGCTTACTAGCAATGATCTAAATACTAAGTATTTCCATGCCTCTACTGCGATCCGGCGCAGGTATAATTCTATCTCTTCCATCAAAATGGAAAATGGCCTATTTTTGAATAACAGGAATGATATAGGTCTCTATTTTTCTGAATACTTCCAGAATCTGTTTACTTCCTCAAATCCCTCTTTTGATGATGAACTAGACTCTCTTTTCTCCCCTGTGATTTCCGATGCGGAGAATAATTCTATCTGCAGTATCCCTGATGAAAGTGAGATCAGTCAAGCAATCTCCCAGCTTGGCCTCACAAAGGCTCCTGGTCCAGATGGCTTTACTggtctttttttcaaaacttattGGAAAACAATCCGTATCAGTTTCATTCTTTTTGTCCAGAGTTTTTTCCGAAATGGTTTTCTCCTCAAAGAGTTTAATCATACTCATTTGGCCCTTATTCCCAAGATAGATAATCCTCTTAAGGTGACCCAATTTAGACCCATAAGTCTGACTAACTTTTCTTATAAGATTATCTCTAAGATCTTGGCTAACCGGTTTAAGCCTTtgcttcataaaattatttctccaaatcaATCTGCATTTCTCCAAGGCAGGTCTATCCAGGATAATTCTGTACTTGCTCATGAGCTATTCCATACTATGAAGCAGAAAAGGGGTAGAGGTGGTCTTATGGCTCTGAAATTAGACATGGAGAAAGCTTTTGATAGAATGGAATGGAGTTTCCTCTTCCGTATTTTGAAATCTTTGGGCTTCCATTCTAAATGGATTCGAATGATTGAGCAATGCATCTCTACAGTGTCTTTCTCTATTCTATTGGATGGCTCCCCTTTTGGCAGATTTTTTCCACAGCGTGGTCTCAGACAAGGGGATCCCCTATCTCCTTTCCTTTTTATCCTTGGTTTGGAAGTGCTCTCCAGGCTAATTATCAAAGAAGAACTGGCTGGTAACATTCATGGCATCAAAATCTCTCGGCACAGCCCTTCAGTTTCTCATCTACTGTATGCGGATGATTTGATGGTGTTCTCTCGGGCAAACTCCTCTGAAGCATCCAGTATACTaaattgtttgacaaaattctCCTCTTGGTCTGGACAAAAGGTAAATATGGAAAAATCTTCTCTGTTCCTCAGTAAAAACAGTACTACTGCCATCTTAACTTCCATCCATTCTATTCTTCAACTGAAACCCATCCCTACCAATGCAAAACACCTTGGCCTCCCCCTTTTCTTTCTCAGAAACAAGAATCTGGCCTTTGATGATCTTAAGCTTAAGATTCTCAACAGAATTTCGGGTTGGAAGGCTAAACTCCTCTCTCAGGCAGCCCGTACTACCCTTATCCAGACCGTTGCCAATTCCATCCCCAGCTATACAATGTCCCTCTTCTACCTTCCCAAATCCTTTTGTCATTCTATAGACtctattttgagaaaattttggtggggttttcccCAGGATAAATCCCACAATTTATCCTTATTAAGTTGGGATAAAATTTGTTCCCCCAAAGCGGTTGGGGGCCTCGGTCTCAGGTCTCTAGAATATCAGAATATTTCTCTTCTATCCAAGCTTGGTTGGAATATGTTACATGATCGTGGCTTATTTTGGGTTGAAGTTCTTGCTTCCAAATATCTTCGTCATACTAAATTCTTAAATTCAAAGCCTTCGCCCACAGATTCTTGGTTATGGAAAGGTATCCTTAAATGTATGCCTTCTGTTCAAAAGGGTGCTTGTTGGATGATCTCCTCTGGGCTGAATTTGAATATTTGGGATGAACCCTGGATTCCAAATATTGAAGGTTTTAAACCTACCCCTCATCCCTCTCTCCCTTCTCTTCCCAACTTAAATATTTCTGATCTCTTCTCTTACCCCTCTAGAGGTTGGAATACCCCCcttatactttttatttttgatgccCTCACAGCATCTAAAATCCTTGATATCCACCTTCCTCACAACCCTTCTCCTGATCTATGGTCTTGGATCCCTTCCCCAACTGGCAGATTCTCAGTTAAATCAGCCTATGAAGTGATCAATCCTTTATCCAGTTCCACCATCTCCCCTTTGTGCCCTTTGGATTGGAAGTTGCTGTGGAGTCTTAAGATCCAGTTTCGACTAAAGCATTTTCTGTGGAAATTAGCTTGGAATATCTTGCCTATTAGACCTAATATTTTCAGGTTTTTGCATCAGCAAGATCCGGATATGCTCTGTTGCCCTTTTTGCCAACTCTCAGTGGAGTCTCTTCAACATATATTCTTGAGTTGCCCTTTCTCTAGAATTATGTGGCAGAATTCCCTCTGGCCTTTGCACACGGtttctttctcttatttgcCTTTTGTTGATTGGATTAAGGCTTTGCTTCGGCCTCATTTCTTTCTTGGCATCCCGGTGCAAGATGTGCATAGTTTTCAAATTTCTACTTTGGTGCTAATGGATCAGATTTGGTTTGCTAGGAATAAACTTATTCATGAAGCCATTACCCCTGTACCTCTCATTACTCTTAAATGTATCAAGAACATTACTCAGCATCACTTGCTGGCTTGGCAGAATAGCAACTTGGCTGATTGGGATCCTCCTCCCTTAGGTTCTTTTAAAGTCAACTTTGATGTGGCCATTCGTCCTACTTTTGCAGTTGCTGCTGCAGTTCTCCGAGATCACTCTGGAAAATTTCTGGCAATAAATACTCTGAAGCTGCCCCCTATGGATGCCTTGATGGGTGAAGCCCATGCAGCATTATTGGCCTCCAGATTGGCTGTCTCAATGGGTTGTTCCCCCCTGATCATTGAAGGAGACTCTCTTCTCACTATTTTGGCTTTGAAAGATCCTTTACTTTTCTCAGACTGGATCTCTGCACCAGTAATTTCTGACTCTCTTGTCCAATTGTATTCCATAAATGTTTGGAGTGCTCTTAAGATATCTAGATGTGCTAATTTAGATGCACACCTTGTAGCTGGATGGGCCGCTTCCCACCTTGTGTTCGGAAGCATTCCCACTTTTTCACCTTTCATTTCCTCTATCAGATTAAGGAGTGGAAAGGATCCTCCTTTGTAATTTTCCCCTTTCCCCctttttcccatatttgaatagaaaaaaaaaaaaaaaaaaaaaaaaaaaaaaaaaaagaaaaaaagtaaaagatataattctaaaaataatccccaaaatatcatttattaaGATATTACAATGCTATTAATTAATTCAGGTACAATATTGATCGATCATTTAACATATTCTCTTGCATCAGTTTCCCGGCACTAGCTAGAAATGCATGAATGCAATGAGTTTTAGGCTTTTTCCGATATTCTATAGGGGCACGCGCGGAAGCACCTCGATGTATCTTAATTATATAATTCAATCTTGAAATTGAATGAAGGGCGTAGATGATAAAGTTGGCTGTTTGATCTTTGTCGAGTTAACAAAAGACAAATTCAGAAGTAAGCGCGTGGTTTCATCGATCTACTTTTTGGGATATATAAGACGCGCCCATGCAAAAGTCACAATGGTGGACCATCCATGTGCAAGGCATCATTTTCCTAATAATTTATGAGAGGTGATCAATAATGGCTGCTAGCTAGGCTGCTAGGTTCATGCACGGAAAGAACAGAATATTCCAGACGAAGACAACTTGGTCTTCTTGGCGAATTTTAGAAGCACGGTAATGGCGTTGTATAAAGCGGGCCGGGCCGGGCCGGGGCCTGGGGCTTGTATCTAGCTGCTTAACAATTCCGCCATCGATGGCGGTGAAAAAGGTATTTCAGATCATGATTGTGCTCTTGTGTTCAATTGATGCAATATTATTTGTACAAGCAGCGGGTTTAGCAATTAGTAGTTCATGTGAAGCAAAAAGCTCATGTGGGAATGTTAGCAATATACCATACCCTTTTGGAATAGGAGCTGGTTGCTACATTGATGACTGGTTTGAAGTAGTTTGCAATGACTCTTTCAGCCCTCCCAAACCTTTCTTGCGGAGAATCAACCTGGAGGTGCTCAACTTTTCATATGGAATTGGAAGCAATTCTTCAGGAATTCGAAACACAGTTGGCGTCAATTATCCGACATTTTCTATTTGTAACAGTGATTCaagcaagaaagaaaatgaggagTTATTAGCAAGCCCTTTCATCTTCTCTCAATCCCAAAACGCATTCATCGTCATGGGTTGCGACAACTTTGCCTCAATGAGGTCCTCAGACGATGGTTCAGTTATTGGGTGCATGTCAAATTGTGATGCGAGTATAGTAGTGATAAATAGTAGTACTTGCCTTGGCACTAGCTGCTGCCAAACCACAATTACTTCAGATCTCATTACGTTCGAGACAAATATAGATCCAATAAATATTAGCAACCCTGTAACCGAAGGATGCAAGTCTGCATTCTTGGTAGAAGAAAAGTGGTTCAGGGATATTggtttattaataaataagtcCTCCATTATGTCGCACGTTCCTGTGGTGTTGGAATGGGGGATTCTTAATACATCATTCTACACACTTCCAATAGCCAATAAGACCGCAGAAGAGTACTATTGTTATAATCATAATTATATTTCAGATAGCGAGTACCAGACCTCTTATACATGTTATTGCAATAAGGGCTTTGAAGGAAATCCCTATCTTGTTGGAGGATGTGGAGGTAAATTAAGTTTTTCTAGTCTATTTATCTCTTTAATTCTTCCttcgatcttcttctttttcgtgTTAAATAGTTCTATATATGAATTAAATTGTTCTATTGATGATCTTGTACGAAATAGTCAACTTCAATTTTGGTgctgatcatatatatattagctaACTAATAGCTAGATACTAATTAACTGTGTTTATGTCGTGTACATGTCAGATATTGACGAATGTGAGGTCCTGGGCGCGCGCGGAGTGTGTTTCAATAATGGATTCAGGAGTGGATACTGTGAAAATACATATGGGTCTTACGTGTGTAGGATGCTTGATACCAACACTCGGGTTAAACTGCTCACAATAGGTATATATGTACATTTACTCGGATCAAAGTATAAACAAGTTAGCTTCCCATTTgatatgtatttttctttttaaaaagtgagCCATAAATCTCATATTTTTGCAGTATTTAATTTCAAGCATGTGTAGTGGcaaatcttttcttcttttcctttctttttttaatattttctcgCACACTTTCTATGCAAtcaattttcaataaatatatatccCTAAACTTCACTTATTACTATCTAGAAGGATGCTTCAAGTATAATTGATTTTGAGATATATTGGAACTTTAGGATCGGGATTTCTTGAAATTCTTAACAATTGTAGGAGCCTAGCAACAACTCTTAAATGTTGAAATGAACACTTACGATTTTGCCAACTCAATCATTTTGAGGCAATAATTTTTTGCATATTCTTTGACTATCCGATCAAAGAGAATGGTCGACCTCCCCAAGTACTTTTGGGAGTGGCTGGATCACCGAGCTCAAAATTTTCGAGAAATGGCCAACCACACCATATAAGCTT contains the following coding sequences:
- the LOC133870567 gene encoding uncharacterized protein LOC133870567 — its product is MGFPLLFQVPASGSKGGLVVACKFGIEAEPVIQNNHQISILIYSDPVSTPWMVTFAHAPSIWHDRNSFWLDIERTGNRFRGPWLLIGDLNAILSSVEKSGGRQSLGSTSHNNFLDFVHSNGLIDLGYSGNPFTWNNKRQGRDNLRERLDRGLSNKDWVLLFPNAHISHLPASSSDHNPILLSTLGNSPHLPKPFKFEEFWTRDLSSHTVIADAWQFIPNGSAAFSLCRKFKATKAALKLWNTLHFAPDPSSSAIEENLHLNLQEELLREESLWKQKSRELWLTSNDLNTKYFHASTAIRRRYNSISSIKMENGLFLNNRNDIGLYFSEYFQNLFTSSNPSFDDELDSLFSPVISDAENNSICSIPDESEISQAISQLGLTKAPGPDGFTGLFFKTYWKTIRISFILFVQSFFRNGFLLKEFNHTHLALIPKIDNPLKVTQFRPISLTNFSYKIISKILANRFKPLLHKIISPNQSAFLQGRSIQDNSVLAHELFHTMKQKRGRGGLMALKLDMEKAFDRMEWSFLFRILKSLGFHSKWIRMIEQCISTVSFSILLDGSPFGRFFPQRGLRQGDPLSPFLFILGLEVLSRLIIKEELAGNIHGIKISRHSPSVSHLLYADDLMVFSRANSSEASSILNCLTKFSSWSGQKVNMEKSSLFLSKNSTTAILTSIHSILQLKPIPTNAKHLGLPLFFLRNKNLAFDDLKLKILNRISGWKAKLLSQAARTTLIQTVANSIPSYTMSLFYLPKSFCHSIDSILRKFWWGFPQDKSHNLSLLSWDKICSPKAVGGLGLRSLEYQNISLLSKLGWNMLHDRGLFWVEVLASKYLRHTKFLNSKPSPTDSWLWKGILKCMPSVQKGACWMISSGLNLNIWDEPWIPNIEGFKPTPHPSLPSLPNLNISDLFSYPSRGWNTPLILFIFDALTASKILDIHLPHNPSPDLWSWIPSPTGRFSVKSAYEVINPLSSSTISPLCPLDWKLLWSLKIQFRLKHFLWKLAWNILPIRPNIFRFLHQQDPDMLCCPFCQLSVESLQHIFLSCPFSRIMWQNSLWPLHTVSFSYLPFVDWIKALLRPHFFLGIPVQDVHSFQISTLVLMDQIWFARNKLIHEAITPVPLITLKCIKNITQHHLLAWQNSNLADWDPPPLGSFKVNFDVAIRPTFAVAAAVLRDHSGKFLAINTLKLPPMDALMGEAHAALLASRLAVSMGCSPLIIEGDSLLTILALKDPLLFSDWISAPVISDSLVQLYSINVWSALKISRCANLDAHLVAGWAASHLVFGSIPTFSPFISSIRLRSGKDPPL